The Gossypium hirsutum isolate 1008001.06 chromosome D07, Gossypium_hirsutum_v2.1, whole genome shotgun sequence genome includes the window ACTCTGCAAGAGGTTGTAAAGCCCCAAGAGAGAGGTGTCCGCCTTATCCAACTGCTCTTAACATGTGCCAAGCATGCCTCGTCCAGTAACCTACACCGTGCTGACGAGTGTCTCCGGCAGATATCGCTGCTTGCCTCGGTGTCTGGTGACTCCATGCAACGCCTTTCGGCATGGTTCGCCTCTGCCCTTGCTGTACGCCTTGTCAAGCGTTGGCCTGGCTTACATAAGGTCTTGAACTACACTCAGTTGCCGAAACAAGATCAGTTAGGTCAAGCTCAGCCGCTCTTCGGGCGAGTGTGTCCCTACCTTGGGTTCTCTTATGCCATCATATCTCGTACACTGATCAAGGCCATGACAGGGGAGCGAGTCATCCATCTCGTGGACTTGGGTTCAGGCGATGCAAACTTGTGGATCCCGCTACTTCGGAGCTTTTCGTGCTTGCTCGATGGACAACCTCATTTGAAGGTCACTTGCATGAATGCTAACAAGGCAATACTAGAGGAGTTGGGCCCAAGGCTTGTTAAAGAGGCTGAAGCACTCGGCCTGCCCTTTCAATTTGCCCCTCTAAATGTTAGTTTAAGAGAGCTAACATTAGACAAACTTGGGGTAAAATCAGGAGAGGCATTAGCTTTCATATCAATATTAAATCTCCACTCTTTATTAGCGGAGGATGATAGTGTTGATGCACATTTCAGCCACAACAAGACTAACGGCATCAAAGATTCCAAGCAAATGTTTCGGTTTTTATCGACAATCCGATCATCGTCCCCTAAACTTTTCTTTTTAGTCGAAAAAGAAGCCGACCATAATTTAAACAAATTGGTTGATAGATTCGTTGAGGGACTGCATTACTACAGCGCTGTGTTCGACTCGGTCGGTGCTACATTCGGGGGCAATACCTCGAGTAGGGAAAGACTTGTTTTGGAGGAAATGTTTGGGAAAGAAATTGAAAACATTGTGGCATGTGAAGGGGTTGAAAGAGAAGAGAGGCATGAGAGGTATGGGAGATGGATGGTTCGGTTCGGACAAGCCGGATTTAAGCCGGTTATGATGTGGCATGAGTCAACGGAAGATGCCAAGCAAATGGTGGAAGCATGTGGTAGAAATGGTTACAAAATTGTTAACGAAAGGGCAAGCTTGATGATTTGTTGGCACGATAGACCATTATATGCAGTGTCTGCATGGACTTGTTAGAGGGATGTATTATTTATGcatagtaatttttttttctttagtatgtgaaattgtattaataaaaataatttattgttgGCCCAAGGCAAAGGACATGTTTATTGGCTAcattaatttgtaatttacaaatttttaatttcctaAATTGCAAAATCAAGTATTCTAAAAATGTTGGGTTTTTACTTGtatgtataaataaaaatttgattgagattttaaattttatataaactaAAGTGTATaagtataatatttataatattgaaCATCgtaattaaattaagtaattgccatatataggtatattttaaattaattataatttttttggtttttttagctaaattaagttattaacatttcaacaaaagaaaaattgtttttatattagaaatttagacaaaaacattaatttttaataatgttaatgtGACAATAGATGTGTTCATGAATTGGGTTTGAATCGGGCCTAAGGATGATATTGACAAACTTTATGCTTGCTCAAGCCCCGTCCGACCTGAAATATGGGCTTAAATTTTAGTCCAAGCTCGTCCATAATTGCAAAAGATTAACCCAAACCCATTATGgcccgcccatattattttttaaaaatattcatattattttattttaatatttaataattttatttttttatttgttgaaaatttttatatagtcatcttaacattattttaatttttacattagagtactattatatatttattataagtttattatttaatgtgttataaattacataatatattaatacaacataatataaagtattataaacttaaaaacgggTCGGGTCAGGCTCGACCCTTAAATGTTCAAGCTCGAACCCAACCTATATTTTAACTAggcctaattttttttccaagcccatttttcgggtctagtatttttgcccaaaccctcctaAATTTTGGACGGGCCTTTGAGCTTGGGCGAGTAGCCTGACCTATGAATAGGTCTATGTGACAAcctataacagcccgttttcagtggtgccgaaaacagtgatttcgggaccatgATTCCAACCAATgaattagtattttattatttatttattacttacaAGGTTATtacaatattatataaaaatttagttaGAAAATATTAAcgtttagttaattaaataaaaataagattaaatagGAAAAGTTAATCATAATAAGTTTATTATGTCAAATGACTAAAAATGCATGAATTACGATTTCTATTTGGTAATTGTACCTATTTTAAATGTAGTAGACGGTTTAGGTGATGCGTGTCacgaaaattgataaattttaaaagggtaaacttataatttgaatattaacaaaaattaaaacaaaacaaaagatggAACAACGATCATCTTCATCTTATTTTCACCTAAGAAATCGAAGCCACCATTGTTGTTTAGGGAGCTTTCGGCCAAGCTTCATTTTgcatgcatggtatgtattttgatcctattttttaatgatttttatgtttttgacatTGTTGTaatttaatctagctaacccagtGACTATTTTGTTAAACTGTTAAAAGTTCAAGGACTTATCATGAATGGGTTTTATGTGTTCGTAGAATTAGTTGATAGAATTATGAGCTTGTTGGCTAAATAAGAgcattttgtaaagtaattttaattagttttgaatCTAAGGATTTAATGGTTATAATTTCGAAAGTGGCATGGTTTAATTGTAATTATTCAATTGTTTAGGGGCTGTAGAGGGATCACAAAGAATTTGACACTAATGTTTTTAGGCTAATTGTGGAAATTTTGTAAGTTTtgacatagggactaaattgtttaaaaggtgaaattttagggtaaaattgtaaaatgataATGAAAAGACTTCAAGTTTAATTGTTTAGattgttttaaatggttaattgaattgaaattattatatttagatcaagaaacggatCAGTCGGTTGAAAAACACGGGAAGGGAAACGTTGCCAAGTAGTTATTGTTGCATGTTGATAACTATTGTATTTTGGTAAGTTCGTATTACGTTTATTATGTTTGTTAATGTTTTAACTTATTAtgtatttgatatatgaattttggATGATGTTATGATCTATTAAGTGGTAATGAAATGGAAAGTTTACAGTTTAAAAGATAAAGTTGAACATGGAAAGATCTCGAAAATATAAGATAAGCCCGTTTAACTTagtgaatagctaggatacaaatgacatgtcattagggtgtaGCAAGCACTCTGTGTCGGTGTTTTATTTAGCAGGCACGAGTTGCCGATGATTTCAATAGTAGGTACTTTGTACTGGTGTTGCAATAGCAGACAATTGATGTCGGTGTTATTTTAGTAGGTACTATGTACCAATGATGGATACTGTACTGATGGCTTGAGGTCCTGGATGTGTTTCAGATTCTCTAAAGCTTGTTTGAGTGGCATCATGTATCAGTAATGTCTGTATgttagctcgtgtgagcattaccTTCTTGTGTATCCGCAGTCAATTTACTATTATTCTCCGGACAAAATAGTTAACTAtcaaaatggaaataaaatagGAGGATATGATGAATTATACTTTGGTCTATGATTATTGACATgttatgttttggtgatatgaaTCATCTAGGTTTAGCtgttttgaaaagttgaattgATGAATTATAATAAAGGATTGCTAgtttttatgttatgtatgattttATATATAAGTTGACAGGTATCTGATGTTtttatttacaaacttactaagctttacttAAGCTTACTCAATTTGGTTTTTCTTCTTTATAGACTGGCGGTCTTTTGCTGACGATTGGAATGTCATTGGATATCACACTATTCGACAAATCATTCGGTAGCTATCTATTTATTTTGGCTCAGTTTTAAGTTGCATGTAATAGGGTTTTAGTATGTTTATGTTATTAAGAAATTCGGTGATGACTTGTGTCATTTGGGatgtaaatttgtatttttttgttttggtctCTTAAAATGGTAGCTTATCAATTGATGTCTTTCTTGAAGAATTATTgttgaaatggtcattttgttttGGTAACTTATGAACTTTGGTTGAAGTATATTTGCATCTATAAGTTGGGTATAAATGGTTGATTATGACATATGTTATTTGAGACTTAATTGAGGATTGAATAAGGTTGACATGTTGATTATGTCTTGGTTTGGATAGTTGTTATTTATGCTTGAATTGTGGTGctaatgagggcatattggttaggcacataggttaaatgtgaattggcatgttttggtatattttgaaatAAGTGGCGGTATTTGCATGTCTTGGTATCTAAGGAAGTGTAGgtgaaatggcttgaatttgaaggtatttTGGGTACACACGACTTGTGACATAGTCTGCCATGTAACCCTGGTTTACACACGACTgtgtgcttcacacggcctagagacacgaccatgtaaccCTGGTTTGCACAAGCACAGTTTGTTACACGGTTTGGCCACACGGGCTAAGCTCTGTCACACGACCCCCTGTTTTcactttttactcaaatttttgtaaaagtttcattttaattcaaaattgttCTTAGCTTTTTTTAAATGTTCTGTAAGCTCGAATGAAGTCTCGTTTTGATTGAATAACATGGTAAATGATTGCAAATGAaatatttggttatttttatttattttatttaaattgtgaaGAATGTCAAAGTTTTATAATTGTAATATCTTATAGCTCGAGTCGAGCGACTAgattgggtatagggtgttacacaaccCATGTGGAGTCCATGTGTACTTTATATTGACATgacactatttgtcttatatgtcactccaacaagtaatttaaaattttgattgaatattaaaaatttaaaagttcaaatttcaaaaaaaatataaaattttcataaaattttaaaaaagcatGAAGTACATGTGGGTTACCATATGGGCTGCCATGTTTTAAAAGTTAACATTTTcgtcaatatttttgttaaaaaatagaaattaaactcTTTTGGAAAGGTTGATGgtcaaatttgactttttttaaagtttaagggtcaaattgacaaaatatataaatgttaagggctaaatttatcattatgcttatatttatacttataggTCCATGGTGAAGGAATTATACACGAAGCCCAGAGATTTTGGACTTGAAATATTGCTGAGATGGGTTCGAAACTTAATTACTAGTTGGGCTACCCGAATTGAGTCGTTAGTTCCTCGGGTCAAATTCGACCCACTTGGGTTTCTTCTAAAACCTTCCAATTTTacatcaaacaatttttttttctcattctctcttcttcaacttaaaaaaaaggaaaaaacttgttttttcttctctcaaaaaCCTAAAGAACCCTAGCCTCATTTAGTTGTTTTGAACATTGCTTATCCTTTAACAACTGTCAGTGCTGCCTTACTTCGGTGAGCTTTTCTAGATTCATTGGACTCATTTTTCTTCTTATTGTTTCCTTTTTTTGCTCTTCTTTTTCAAGATTTTGTTTTCAcccttttttacaaaaaaaaaacccctcaACTCTCTTCTTTCAACCACTACCTTTGTTACCTCCAGTGACAACATAATGGCAAGTCGCCAACTACTCTAGCATCTTCTCTAGCCACCGGCACTGAACACCTGAGATAAGTCCTTTTTGTTCTCTTGtttcccattttttattttatttttttaccttttctctttcttttttttttttgcaaattttcaTGTCAAGGATTGCTtcatccttttttaaaaaaataataaaaattattgtttgTTGTTggatttttaatgtgttagattATTGTTGCAATCATTAATGGTGACTCAGACGATGAAACAATTGGTAATGAAGATGGGTGGAGGCAATGGTAGTTGTGAAATGGGGGCCTGATGATAGTAAACTTTGCAAATATTCAACTTTGAGGTATTTTATTCCAACTTTGTTGTTCACTTGAAATTTAAAGTGTTGTAATCGATGAATGAGATTTACAAGCACTCCAGTCTCTGGCGCGCGAACACCGTGACTAGGCGTATAATAAACACTAAAACAAATATAACTATTGCGGCTTTACTGCAAGTGCTACAGATcagttataatatttataatatttaatggaATACTAGAGTATTCCAAGGACCGAACCCATAAGATGTCATGCCCCAAGTATTTTCTGTCCACGTTTTCGTCTGTTGACCAAGTGAGCTTAAGGGTGACTTGCGAATAAGCCAGTCAAATTCGTGAAGAATTACTTGTttcacttggcgaattttctcTTGTGAAATGTTTTGCTAGTTTTCACCATCTTGCGTATCCCTATTCCGTATTTGGCTTTTCTGTTGTGAACCCCCCATTGGCGGGTTCAATTGTGGCGCATAGATCTGTTACTTTAGAATCCACAATTTGTAAGGCACATATAGAAAACGTGTCATTTTGCATGACACTTGTAGAGCCTCATTAATGATGTTTGATTAGTGGAATTGTGTCTAATTAGCAGAACCGTGTGAGTTTAGTGGAATCATGTGTGCATGTAATGTGATTAGGTAACCCATTATAGTGGGATTATGAGCTAATTCCTATATAAATAGGAAGAAAGCTTAACAGAGAAGGACTTTATTTCTTGATTCTCTATTCATCCTTGTACTGTTAAAAGAAACCTAATGTCTGTTCTTCATTGTGTGGAGAAGGTATCAACCTTTAGCTTGAGTAGTAATTGAAAATTTCAAGCCAACAACTGGTAAATTCTTGAGTCCTTCTTTAGATTAATACTAGAGAATGATAGGGTTGTAGGAACCATTTATAAAGGTTTCTACTAGGGAACGGAGGGAAGGAAACTTTCTTTTGGTTAATGTTTGCATGTTTATGATTCTTGTTTTTACATTAAAAGTTCAGTTTTTTTTGTACTTAATAGagtgtttaattttatttagctaaagaaatgaaagaaggttgtagtaaaaaaagggaaaaaaaacccATAGAATAGGCAAGACATTTCCTAGTAATCTCTAGTGAGTTCCTTTCATTTGTGTTCCTGTTAAATTTCTTAGGAATTACGTGTTCTTAAACCACTAGGATTGACaaacttgtaacatcccaaaat containing:
- the LOC121219174 gene encoding scarecrow-like protein 3, which encodes MMSSSPKPEVTLSLALSPGSTLQEVVKPQERGVRLIQLLLTCAKHASSSNLHRADECLRQISLLASVSGDSMQRLSAWFASALAVRLVKRWPGLHKVLNYTQLPKQDQLGQAQPLFGRVCPYLGFSYAIISRTLIKAMTGERVIHLVDLGSGDANLWIPLLRSFSCLLDGQPHLKVTCMNANKAILEELGPRLVKEAEALGLPFQFAPLNVSLRELTLDKLGVKSGEALAFISILNLHSLLAEDDSVDAHFSHNKTNGIKDSKQMFRFLSTIRSSSPKLFFLVEKEADHNLNKLVDRFVEGLHYYSAVFDSVGATFGGNTSSRERLVLEEMFGKEIENIVACEGVEREERHERYGRWMVRFGQAGFKPVMMWHESTEDAKQMVEACGRNGYKIVNERASLMICWHDRPLYAVSAWTC